In a genomic window of Streptomyces sp. SJL17-4:
- a CDS encoding zinc ribbon domain-containing protein, with protein MVRRHLHVQGEAVLGDDGDPFILPDQPHADLNEWFDLVGRIAPKEKSGGDGPRARASRSLLAGIAKCGECGAPLARVSTSGAKRKDGTRTPSKYFYRCTNRFRGGSCTKGAYISCEELDRVAEDIILASVGQWQQYERAGAALSYEKELGVAEVRLTRLEADYLAGKYDGEGQEDSYWRMHKSLSSKVRHLRKQEAERRDPPIRPTGRQYSQVWEGKDQDDRRSFLNEYKVTMWVWRDCLPDMVRGERSGAVLDLGEIARLAAEQKLVMPEQVDWLWRGWNVPEHWTSPHLLKDPEARGGPAEGYEPMELPKTLRVRWDAYEQRRSSRGEAVTAPWA; from the coding sequence CTGGTTCGCCGGCATCTACACGTACAAGGTGAAGCCGTCCTCGGTGACGACGGCGACCCGTTCATCCTGCCCGACCAGCCCCACGCGGACCTGAACGAGTGGTTCGACCTGGTCGGCAGGATCGCTCCGAAGGAGAAGAGTGGCGGCGACGGGCCGCGGGCCCGGGCATCCAGAAGCCTGCTCGCCGGAATCGCCAAGTGCGGAGAGTGCGGTGCGCCACTGGCCCGGGTCTCGACCTCCGGTGCCAAGCGCAAGGACGGTACCCGTACCCCCTCGAAGTACTTCTATCGGTGCACGAACCGGTTCCGAGGTGGCTCCTGCACGAAGGGGGCTTATATCTCGTGTGAGGAACTGGACCGGGTCGCCGAGGACATCATCCTCGCGAGTGTCGGCCAGTGGCAGCAGTACGAGCGGGCCGGCGCGGCTCTCTCGTACGAGAAGGAACTCGGGGTGGCCGAGGTGCGGCTCACCAGGCTCGAAGCCGACTATCTCGCGGGAAAGTACGACGGCGAGGGGCAGGAGGACTCCTACTGGCGGATGCACAAGTCCCTGTCGAGCAAGGTGCGGCACCTGAGGAAGCAGGAGGCGGAGCGCAGAGATCCGCCGATCAGGCCGACCGGTCGCCAGTACAGCCAGGTATGGGAAGGAAAGGATCAGGACGACCGCCGGTCCTTCCTGAACGAGTACAAGGTGACCATGTGGGTCTGGCGTGACTGTCTGCCGGACATGGTTCGAGGAGAGCGCTCCGGGGCCGTGCTGGACCTCGGCGAGATCGCGAGGCTCGCGGCGGAGCAGAAGCTCGTCATGCCGGAACAGGTGGACTGGCTCTGGCGCGGCTGGAACGTTCCGGAGCACTGGACATCCCCGCATCTCCTGAAAGATCCCGAGGCACGTGGGGGCCCGGCCGAGGGCTACGAACCGATGGAGCTGCCCAAGACGCTGCGCGTCCGGTGGGACGCGTACGAGCAGCGGCGCAGCTCGCGCGGAGAGGCCGTTACGGCCCCGTGGGCCTGA
- a CDS encoding recombinase family protein codes for MEPHLRYLACLRLSSDSDESTAIVRQRRGVTHYLNAPHVAGVLVGEAEDTDVSGGLSPFKRPQLGSWLNHRADEFDVLIASRLDRFTRRSLHFNELLKWCQDNGKFIVCVEEGFDLSTGPGKMMAQITAVFAEAEWDAIQARVLNGVQTRLENKSWLVGAPPAGYKIVSVEGERRKVLARDETYWPVIEDIKTGIRERKQSTHKIAKEFNAKGVLTWSDHLRVLKGQEPNGVLWQATIINKMVRSNWFAGIYTYKVKPSSVTTATRSSCPTSPTRT; via the coding sequence ATGGAACCCCACCTGCGCTATCTGGCGTGCCTGCGACTGTCTTCCGACTCCGACGAGTCGACCGCCATCGTGAGGCAGCGGAGGGGTGTCACGCATTACCTCAACGCACCGCATGTGGCAGGTGTCCTCGTCGGCGAAGCCGAGGACACGGACGTCTCCGGTGGTCTGTCTCCGTTCAAGCGGCCTCAGCTCGGCAGCTGGCTCAACCACCGCGCCGACGAGTTCGACGTGCTCATCGCATCCCGGCTCGACCGCTTCACCCGTCGGTCCCTCCACTTCAACGAGTTGCTGAAGTGGTGTCAGGACAACGGCAAGTTCATCGTGTGCGTCGAGGAAGGATTCGATCTTTCCACCGGCCCCGGAAAGATGATGGCCCAGATCACCGCCGTCTTTGCCGAGGCCGAATGGGACGCGATCCAGGCCCGTGTCCTGAACGGCGTCCAGACCCGCCTCGAGAACAAGTCCTGGCTCGTGGGTGCACCGCCCGCCGGGTACAAGATCGTCTCCGTGGAGGGGGAACGTCGGAAGGTCCTGGCGCGGGACGAGACCTATTGGCCTGTGATCGAGGACATCAAGACCGGGATCCGTGAGCGGAAACAGTCCACGCACAAGATTGCCAAGGAGTTCAACGCGAAAGGCGTTCTCACCTGGAGCGATCATCTGCGCGTGTTGAAGGGCCAGGAGCCGAACGGCGTCTTGTGGCAGGCCACGATCATCAACAAGATGGTTCGCTCGAACTGGTTCGCCGGCATCTACACGTACAAGGTGAAGCCGTCCTCGGTGACGACGGCGACCCGTTCATCCTGCCCGACCAGCCCCACGCGGACCTGA
- a CDS encoding HAD family hydrolase, translated as MTTSTENASAPLTVGFDLDLTLIDSRPGIKAAWEAFSAEFGVPVDADLVVSRLGPPLEHEMAYWVPAERVPEMVAHYRTLYPAYAIEPSPPMPGARDAIQAVRDAGGRTIVVTAKNGPHAELHLAHLGIEPDAIVGGLWAEGKAEALRAHGAQVYVGDHIGDVRGAATAGALSVAVATGPCAPEELKAAGADVVLPDLTEFRPWWESYLA; from the coding sequence ATGACGACCTCCACGGAAAACGCCTCCGCCCCGCTCACCGTCGGCTTCGACCTCGACCTGACGCTGATCGACTCCCGCCCCGGCATCAAGGCCGCCTGGGAGGCGTTCTCGGCCGAGTTCGGCGTCCCCGTCGACGCGGACCTCGTCGTCAGCCGCCTCGGCCCGCCGCTCGAGCACGAGATGGCGTACTGGGTCCCCGCGGAGCGGGTCCCCGAGATGGTCGCCCACTACCGGACGCTCTACCCGGCGTACGCGATCGAGCCCTCGCCGCCGATGCCGGGCGCGAGGGACGCGATCCAGGCCGTACGCGACGCGGGCGGCCGCACCATCGTCGTCACCGCGAAGAACGGCCCGCACGCCGAGCTGCACCTCGCGCACCTCGGCATCGAGCCGGACGCGATCGTCGGCGGCCTGTGGGCCGAGGGCAAGGCGGAGGCCCTGCGCGCCCACGGCGCCCAGGTGTACGTCGGCGACCACATCGGCGACGTCCGAGGCGCCGCCACTGCGGGCGCCCTCTCGGTGGCCGTCGCCACCGGCCCCTGCGCCCCCGAGGAACTGAAGGCGGCCGGCGCGGACGTCGTCCTGCCGGACCTGACGGAGTTCCGCCCCTGGTGGGAGAGCTACCTGGCCTGA
- a CDS encoding iron chelate uptake ABC transporter family permease subunit, producing MPAAFRSRRVLATSAALVALLLAVLLSLAVGARAIAPSTVFDALLHGGTSPDAEVVRQLRVPRTLIGLMVGAALALAGTALQGITRNPIADPGILGISQGSSVGVVLAIAFFGVHTLTGYVWFAFAGAALAAVAVHAIASSGRGGATPVKLALGGAAINALLLSVTTGILTTKASALDEFRFWQIGSLDGRDAQIVGQIWPFLLLGSLLVVSVARGLDALALGEDVAKGLGQRVATVRIVGGIGATVLTGAAVAAAGPIAFVGLAVPHIARAVVGSDHRWMLPMAAVIGPVMVLVADVAGRILFPPGEVPAGVMTALIGVPFLVTLVRRKAVAA from the coding sequence ATGCCAGCCGCTTTCCGTTCCAGACGGGTCCTCGCGACCTCGGCGGCTCTCGTCGCCCTGCTCCTCGCCGTGCTCCTGAGCCTCGCCGTCGGCGCCCGCGCCATCGCCCCGTCCACGGTGTTCGACGCCCTGCTGCACGGCGGTACGAGCCCCGACGCCGAGGTCGTACGGCAGCTCCGGGTGCCCAGGACCCTCATCGGGCTGATGGTCGGCGCGGCGCTCGCGCTCGCCGGTACCGCCCTCCAGGGCATCACCCGCAACCCGATCGCCGACCCCGGCATCCTCGGCATCAGCCAGGGCTCCTCCGTCGGCGTCGTCCTCGCCATCGCCTTCTTCGGGGTGCACACGCTCACCGGCTACGTGTGGTTCGCCTTCGCCGGCGCCGCCCTCGCCGCGGTCGCCGTCCACGCCATCGCGTCCAGCGGGCGCGGCGGCGCGACCCCGGTGAAGCTGGCGCTCGGCGGGGCCGCGATCAACGCACTGCTGCTCTCCGTCACCACCGGCATCCTCACCACCAAGGCCTCCGCGCTCGACGAGTTCCGGTTCTGGCAGATCGGCTCCCTCGACGGGCGCGACGCCCAGATCGTCGGCCAGATCTGGCCCTTCCTGCTGCTCGGCTCGCTCCTCGTCGTCTCCGTGGCGCGCGGGCTCGACGCGCTCGCGCTCGGCGAGGACGTCGCCAAGGGGCTCGGGCAGCGGGTCGCGACCGTGCGGATCGTCGGCGGGATCGGCGCGACCGTCCTCACCGGCGCGGCGGTGGCCGCCGCCGGGCCCATCGCCTTCGTCGGCCTCGCCGTCCCGCACATCGCGCGGGCCGTCGTCGGCTCCGACCACCGGTGGATGCTGCCGATGGCCGCGGTCATCGGTCCGGTGATGGTGCTCGTGGCGGACGTCGCCGGGCGGATCCTGTTCCCGCCGGGCGAGGTGCCCGCCGGGGTGATGACGGCGCTGATCGGGGTGCCGTTCCTGGTCACGCTCGTACGCCGGAAGGCGGTGGCGGCGTGA
- a CDS encoding ABC transporter ATP-binding protein: MSRLTARELTLAYEDRTVVHELDLAIPDGKVTVIVGPNACGKSTTLRALGRLLRPAGGAVLLDGEELAKLPTKRIARSIGLLPQTPVAPEAITVADLVSRGRQPHQAWWKQWSEEDERAVVEAMDRTDVAALADRSVDELSGGQRQRVWIAMALAQETDLLLLDEPTTYLDISHQVEVLDLVRRLNRLRGRTVVLVLHDLNQAARYADHLIAMKAGRVVAEGPPGEVVTEELVRDVFGLASVVVPDPVTGSPLVVPGAPWHADADVKVSAG, from the coding sequence GTGAGCAGGCTGACCGCGCGCGAGCTGACGCTCGCCTACGAGGACCGCACCGTCGTCCACGAGCTGGACCTGGCGATCCCCGACGGCAAGGTGACCGTGATCGTCGGCCCCAACGCCTGCGGCAAGTCGACCACCCTCCGGGCGCTCGGCCGGCTCCTCAGGCCGGCGGGCGGCGCGGTCCTCCTCGACGGGGAGGAGCTGGCGAAGCTCCCGACGAAGCGGATCGCCCGCTCGATCGGGCTGCTGCCGCAGACACCGGTCGCGCCGGAGGCGATCACCGTCGCCGACCTGGTCTCACGCGGCCGCCAGCCGCATCAGGCCTGGTGGAAGCAGTGGTCGGAGGAGGACGAGCGGGCGGTCGTCGAGGCGATGGACCGCACGGACGTGGCCGCGCTCGCCGACCGCTCCGTGGACGAGCTGTCGGGCGGGCAGCGGCAGCGGGTGTGGATCGCGATGGCCCTCGCCCAGGAGACGGACCTGCTGCTCCTCGACGAGCCGACCACCTACCTGGACATCTCCCACCAGGTGGAGGTCCTGGACCTGGTCCGCCGCCTGAACCGGCTGCGCGGCCGCACGGTCGTCCTCGTCCTCCACGACCTGAACCAGGCGGCCCGGTACGCCGACCACCTGATCGCCATGAAGGCGGGCCGGGTGGTGGCGGAGGGGCCGCCGGGGGAGGTCGTGACGGAGGAGCTCGTACGGGATGTCTTCGGGCTGGCGTCGGTCGTGGTCCCGGACCCGGTGACGGGGTCGCCGCTGGTGGTGCCGGGGGCGCCGTGGCACGCGGATGCGGATGTGAAGGTTTCTGCGGGGTGA